TGGAATCCTATCTTGTCTTTATGGGTGTTTTTCGGGATATTCATAAAGTGTTTGATAAAAAAAAGAATCTCAATTTTGAGACTCTTTTTTATTTTGTTAGTTTATACTAAGTTGTTTGCTACAAGGTATTCTGCAATTTGTACAGCGTTTGTTGCGGCTCCTTTCCTTAGGTTATCTGCTACGATCCAAAGGTTGAGCGTTTTGGGCTGTGACAGATCTCGTCTTATTCTTCCTACGAAGACCTCGTCTTTTCCTTCCAGATAGAAAGGCATTGGGTAGTGGTTGTTTTTAACATCATCCATTACCACAACTCCTGGAGTTTCAGATAATATCTTTCTTACTTCATCCAGCTCAAATTCGTTTTCAAATTCGATGTTTACACTTTCTGAGTGACCTCCCTGAACAGGAACTCTTACTGCTGTTGCAGTCAGGTTGAATGTATCATCACCTAGGATTTTCTTAGGCTCTTTCATCAACTTGATTTCTTCTTTAGTATAATCATCATCTGCAAATACATCACAATGAGGTAATGCATTCTTGAAGATTTGATATGGATATACCTTTGCGATAGAGTCATCGCCATTGATTTCTCCGTTTAATTGATCTACTGCCGCTTTACCTGTTCCTGTTACAGATTGGTAAGTGGAAACGATCACTCTTTTTAAATCATATTTTTTGTTCAAAGGTCCTAAAACCATTACCAATTGAATGGTAGAACAATTCGGATTTGCAATAATTTTGTCTTCTTTGGTCAATACATCAGCATTGATTTCCGGAACAACCAGTTTTTTGTCAGGATCCATTCTCCAAGCTGAAGAATTGTCTATAACAGTTGTTCCTACTTCTGCAAACAAAGGAGCAAACTCAAGGGAAGTAGAACCTCCTGCAGAGAAGATCGCAATATCCGGTTTGGCAGCTATAGCGTCTTTCATGCTTACAATAGTAAATTCCTTCTGTTTATACTTCACCTTCTTACCTACAGATTTTTCAGATGCTACTGGAATTAATTCTGTTATAGGGAAGTTTCTCTCCTCCAAAACTTTAAGCATAACTTGTCCAACCATTCCTGTTGAACCTACTACAGCTACTTTCATTGATTTAATTAAAAATTTAAGATTAAACTATTTATAAATTATAACGCATATAATTTCTTTATCTTTTTTAAGCTCCAAAGACTTTTACCCAAGGGAACGCGAATGCAAATAATGCTACTGCGATTAATCCCATAATGGTAATGCCTAGGGAAATCGTATCGTTTGATTTTACTTTTTTGTTAACTATTGTCATTAATACTGCTGCAATAAGCATAGAAAATGGATGTTCAACATATTGGAATCTTAATGCTGAATTTTTCATTACTTCTCCCATATTTAAGCCTCCAGTAAAAGTAGTAATCAACATAATGATTCCTATTAAAAACTGAACGTGGAAGAAGATCATTGTGAAAAGGGTAGTTTTCTTTAAAAACTTGTTCACTTTCCCACTGAAACCGAACATAGTAGCCAAAAGTGCAATAATAAATAATGCCACCAAAAGAAGTTCAAGATACCCGAATCCTTTGTGGGCATTTTTCAAAATTCCGTAAAAATCCATATTTTCTATTTTTTTGTACACAAAGATAACAAAAATCCCGGCTCAAAGCCGGGATTCATATTTATAAAATCTAATATTGTGATAATTAGAAGTTGAATGATAGCGTTGCAGTCCAAGTTCTACCGAATCCGAAGAATACCTGGTTAGAAGTATCTAATCCTTTGTAGAAGTTTTTAGGATTGTTGATATAAGCATCATATTGTTGCTGAGCCGTAGCTGTAGGCGTAGCTGTGAAATCACCTACCGTTTTAATATGGTTACTTGTATTAGATTCTGCAATGTAAGTTGTATCAAACAAGTTATATACATTTCCTCTAATTGTAAAGAATTGCTTACTGTTTAGGTTAATTTTATAAGAAAGACCTAAATCAAATAAATTAAAGCTTGGTAATTTTAGAGTTCCTCTGTCAGCAGCAGCCTGAGATCTAAAGTTGAAAGCATCTAAGCTTGCATATAGATTGTTAGTATTTCTCCATGTAGCATCAAAGCTTAGGTTTTTAACAGGTCTTACTGTAACACCTAATGAAGCTGTCATTTGAGCGGCATCACCTACTTTTACTTTATCTAAGTATAGAGTTGTTTCATTACTTGTGCTTCCAGGGAAGTTAAGAGGTAAGTTTGTGCTATCTTCAAAAAGAGCTGCAGTTGCATTTCCTTTGTAGTACCAATCTCCAACAGAGAACATACCATTAACTGTTAATAGTTTGTTCAGGTTATAGCTAGCATCTACTTCTATACCCATGTGAACTTCGTTTAGTCCGTTCATCTCTACATAACCAGTTTTTCCAGCTATAACATCTCTTACCCCAGTTCTTCTAAGGTATCTGTCATCCCAAGAAGTTCTGTATAGGTTAACGTTAGCATTGAAGCTTGATGATCTGAATCCGTACCCTAGCTCAGCACCAAATATTTTTTCGTTGGTAAGGTCTGCAGAAACGATGTTTTCATTACTTCTATATACAGCATTGAAGAAAGGTTGTTTCTCATAGTAACCAACATTCCCGAAAACGTTGTGTTGTTCGTTGATGTTATAGTTAACACCTGCCTTAATGTTATATCCGAAAAGGTTTTTGAATCCTGTTTTAGTATTCATGATTTCTCCTTTTTTAGACTTAGAAACCCCATCGATAATGAAGTTGTCAATTCTTTGGAAAGCCTGGTTGGAAACTGATCCCTGAACGAATGCAGAGATTTTATCGTTAGTATATTCGAACTGACCGAAAGCTCCGTACCAAAGTACTTCACCATCATTACTGTAGCCAATTCTGTTGTTCATGTCATCAATCTTACCTCCAAATGGATTCCAGCTTGATTCTGGTTTAGATACAGCTGTTACCAAGTTAGGCGGGATGTTTTTGTTATTTTTATCAAGATATCCGCTTGCTCCTAATAGATCAGTTACTACTTGATAGTGGTATCCATAGTAATATCTTGTGTCAATACCCGCAGAGAACTTAAAATTATCATTAATTGTATGGTTGAAGCTTGAAATTAAACCAAACCAGTTGTGTGAATTGATAGATGCATTTCTGATAAGAACACCTTTGTCCGGCGTAGAAGCACGGTTAGCAGCATAGATATCTGCAAAATTATATAGACCTGTAGTTTGATCTCTAAAAGAGTTAAGGTTTTTCCCATTCACAGTACCTGTTGTGTTTGTTCCACCTCCTCTACCGAAAGAACCATACAATACAGTATTAAGTTTTGACTTCTCACTAATTGTCCAGTCCCAGTTTAATGACATTACTGGTTTGTGGTAGTAGTTTACTCTTGTTCCATATTCTTTTCCATCAACATATCCCCAGTCTGAGTTGTATCTTCTGTTTGGAGTTCCATCATTATCAGGATTGAATTTTATGTAATCTCCAATAGTAATTGCGTATGATCTTTGGTTGTGCCATTGTGGTGCACCAGTAATTGTAAATTGAAATTCATGGCTACCTCCTGGTTTTTTATATCCTACAGCGAAATAGTAGTTGTACCCTTCGAACTTAGTTCCATCAGCATACATAGATCCTGCAGTTCTGGACATTAAGAAAGAAGATGCCCATCCTTTTTCAGATCTTCCTGTATTGTAAGCGAAAAGAGACTTTACATAGTCATTGTTCCCTACTGCTAAAGATACAATACCACCTTGTTTTTTATCAGCTGCTCTTGTAAGAATGTTTACAGTTCCTCCTACAGATGCGATAGCTAATTTAGAAGAACCAAGACCTCTCTGTACCTGCATCGCAGAAGTTACATCAGATAGTCCTGCCCAGTTTGACCAGTAAACTGATCCTCCTTCCATATCGTTTACAGGCATACCGTTTACCATTACGGCAATATTGTTTTGGTTAAATCCTCTAATATTTAATTTAGAGTCTCCAAAACCACCACCACCTTTAGTAGCATAAACTGATGGTGTCGTGTTCAAGATCTCAGGGAATTCCTGATTTCCTAATCTTTCAACAATTTGTGCTTCCTTAATTGTTGAAACTGCTACTGGCGTCTTTCTATCTTTAGCGATATCGGCAACACCAGTTATTACAACTTGTTCAATGTCAGTAGACTTTGATTTTACTGTGTCCTGAACCTGTTGAGCATAATAGACGCTAGCTGTAGATAATGTGATTACTGCAGATAACATCGATTTGTTGATTAATTTCATAATCGTTAGTAATAATTAGATTTAATTTTCTGCAAAATTCGCGAAATTAATTTTAACTATTATTAACTCAATGTTAATTTTTAATCAGTCTTAATAATATTAACCGTCTGATTGTCAGTAAAATGGGTAAAAAGCAACATTTTACATGAAAAAAGTCATGTTATTGAATTTTTAACAAAGTGGGGGTGTTTTTATTAAAAATTCAATGCTATTTCACTGCTTTGAGACTCAAATCGATATTCTCAGCCGAGTGTGTAAGGGCACCTACAGAGATAAATGTAACTCCTGTAGAAGCAATTTCTTTAAGCATGTCACGGGTAATTCCACCTGAAGCTTCAGACTCGCAAGAACCATTAATCATCTTTACTGCCTGTCTCATAGTCTTTACATCCATATTATCAAGCATAATTCTGTCAACTTTTGCATTGATGGCTTCCTGAACTTCTTCAAGATTTCTTGTCTCAACTTCGATTTTTAACTTTTTCTTGCTTTTTTTAACATAATCTTTTGCCATTTTTACAGCATTAGTGATGCTTCCGTTGTAGTCGATGTGGTTATCTTTAAGCATAATCATATCATAAAGACCATATCTGTGATTGGTTCCGCCGCCAATGGCAACCGCCCATTTTTCACATATTCTAAAATTCGGAGTGGTTTTTCTGGTATCTAAAAGCTTTGTTTTTGTACCAATTAATCTGGTATCCCAATCATGAGTAAGTGTTGCAATTCCGCTCATTCTCTGCATACAGTTAAGAACAAGTCTTTCAGTAGAAAGTATGGATCTGGCACTTCCCGTTACAATAAGGGCTATGTCTCCCACTTTTGCTGTATCACCATCTTTAAGAAAAGTTTCAACTTTTAAATTTTTGTCAAAAGTTGTGAATATAATTTCTGCAAGCTCCACACCTGCTAAAATACAATCCTGTTTCACCAAAAGCTTTGCACTTTGCACCAGATCCTTTGGAATGGTGGAAAGGGTAGAGTGATCTCCATCCTGAATATCTTCTTCTAGGGCATTGTTTATAAAAGTTTTTAATGCTTTATCGGTAACGTAGCTTGGTTTTTTCATTATTATATATTTTAGACTAGGTCTTTATTATAAAATGCTCCCTTATTCTCTGTCATTTCCATAGATTGGGTAATGATGAGGTGGGCAACAGTGGTAAGATTTCTTAACTCTGATAATTGTGGGGAAAGGATAGAGTAGTGGTAAATTTCATCAACGGCAGCTGCAATTTCCTGATGCTTTTGCAGGGCCATATTCAGACGTCGGTTACTTCTTACAATACCCACAAGGTCACTCATCATTTCCTGAAGCTGTTTTCTAAGGTAGCTGACAATGACCATTTCATCCATGATCTTCATTCCTTCTTCATCCCATTCCGGAACGGCTTTCAGGTCGTCAAAGTTGAATTTATTTTCATTTAATAAGGACATCGTTTTCATGGCAGCATTATGTCCGAACACCAATCCTTCAAGTAAAGAGTTTGAAGCAAGTCTGTTGGCGCCATGTAATCCTGAGTTGGTGCATTCTCCTACGGCAAATAGATTTCTGATGGAGGATTGCCCGTCTCTGTCTACCTCAATTCCTCCCATTAAGTAATGACAGGCAGGAACTACAGGGATTAGTTGAGTGAATGGATCAATTCCTTCATCTTTGCACTTCTTGTAAATATTTGGAAAGTGTTCTAAGAATTTTTCATGATTCATTTCCTTACAATCTAAGCCGACAAATTCGTCTCCGGTAATTTTCATTTCGGCGTCGATAGCTCTTGCAACAATATCTCTAGATGCTAATTCTTCACGCTCATCATATTTGTGCATGAATTTTTCGCCTCTTTTTGTTCTTAATTTTGCTCCGTCTCCACGTACTGCTTCTGAGATTAAGAACAACATTCCATCCATTTTGCTGTACAAAGCTGTTGGGTGAAACTGATAATACTGCATGTTGGAAACCTTTCCCTTTGCTCTGGCTACAAAAGCGATTCCGTCTCCGGTGGCAATGGTAGGATTGGTTGTGTTTTTATAAACATGCCCGGCGCCTCCTGTAGCAACCAGTGTTATTTTAGAAGTAATTTTTTTGATTGTTTTGGATTTTTCATCCAATATATAAGCACCGTAGCAGTGAATGTCTCCTTCGTTAAGTTCTTTTCCGGGAACATGGTGTTGGGTAATGATATCAATTACATAATGATGATCAAGGATTTCAATATTAGGGCTGCTTTTGGCTGTTTCCAATAAAGCTCTTTCAATTTCAAATCCGGTGATGTCTTTATGGTGAACAATTCTGTTTTCGGTATGGCCTCCTTCTCTTCCCAGGGCAAATTTTCCGTTCTTCATATCGAACTGAGCACCCCATTCCACAATTTCGTTGAATCTTGCCGGGGCTTCCCTTACTACCATTTCTACGACATCACGTTTGTTTTCTCCGTCACCGGCACGCATCGTATCATCAATATGTTTTTGAAAATTGTCATTCTGAAAGTCTGTCACTACGGCAAGTCCGCCCTGTGCATATTTCGTATTGCTTTCGTCTTCGTCAGATTTTGTTACGATGATGATTTTGGCATCAGGGAGTTGTTCAGAAACTTTAATGGCATAGGAAAGTCCGGAAATACCGGAACCGATTACTAATACATCCGCTTTTATCATATGCTTGCTTTAGGTACAATCGTTTAATATTAAATAAATTTAAACAATTTTTCGTTTGGTTTTCTTACTTTTTTCATGTGCTGAAAATGGTCTTCCTCAGAACGGTAGCCTAAAGCGAGGGTAACGGTTACTTTTTCTGTCTCGGAGTGTACATTCAGAATTTCTTCTATCAAGTCCTGTCGAAAGCCTTCCATCGGGCAAGAATCTATATTCTCTATAGCTGCGGCATACATAAGATTGGCCAATACTATATAAGACTGTTTCTCTGCCCAGTTGAAAATTTCATCCTGTGTTTTTTGATTGATATGTTGATTGATGCTGTTTTTAAACGGGTCAAGAGTTTCCAAAGGAGTTTCCCTTACTGCAGAAATATGATTAAAATATCCATGGATATAATTCTCTTCTATTGTTTTCTTTGAAATAATGACCACAAGATGAGAGCAAGTTGAAATCTGAGATGGGTTATAAAAAGCAGGAATCAACTTCTGCTTCATTTCTTCACTTTCAACAACAATAATTTTATAAGGTTGAAGTCCCAATGAGCTGGCAGATAGTTTTCCCGACTCAAGAATGTTATGAAGAGTTTCCTGAGGAATGATTTGATTATTAAATTTTTTCACAGAATATCTTCTGCTTAAAGCTTCCAAATAATTCATAGGACAAATTTAAGGATTGAATATGAATAAAAAGTCTTTTAAATGAAATATATCCTTTTAATTAATACAAAAAATCACCCCGAATAACGAAGTGATTCTGCTAATATAAATAAGAAAGTGATTATTCTCTGTTTTTTACAACAATCCAGCCGGAGAATTTTACCGGAGTGATCTTTTTATTATTTTCATTCCATGCAACAGAATACCAATAATTTCCGGTAGGAACTCTTCTTCCGTTGGCTGTTCCGTTCCATCTGTATCCGTTGGCTTTATCTGCTCTGAAAATCTGTACACCATATCGGTCGTAGATATTAACTTCCAGATTTTGCTTCACAGCCAAGGCAGAATAATCAATAATGTCATTAATACCATCATCGTTAGGGGTAATTACATTGATTAGATTAGGAACTGTAATGTTGATTTCAATAGGTTCGCAATTGTAGCTGTCCTTTACAAATACCTTTGCCTCACCTCTCACAACATTGGAGAATACATTGGAGTCCTGCCAGTGAACATTATCCATTGAATACTGATAAGGAGATGTTCCTCCATTTACATATACCGTCACTGTTCCCCCTGAAATGTCAATGTTGGAAACTACAGGATGTTCGGATGGGTAAATATTTACTGTTTGTGTGGTAACACACTCTCCGGTTTTAAGTTTTACCCAGTAGGTACCCACTCCAATATTTTTGATTATCTGTGTTGTTGCTCCTGTGCTCCATAGATAGCTGCTGAATCCAGGTCCTGCATCTAATGTTGTTTTGCCTGTCATACAAATGGTTTGGTTTTGTAAGACTTTTGATAAAACAGGAGCTAATACAGTTAATTTAACTTTAGCTATTGCATAACAGCCGTTTGAGTTAAATACTTTTACATAAACAACACCGTTAGGTGCAATGTAGTTAGCGGCATTGGTTATTTCATTGGTGTTGTTAACAGCATCCGTTAAAGATGGATAATATTTTTTTGTTATTCCCACAGGGGTAGGTGTAACGGCGGCGGATGTAAGATCAAAAGAAGCTGTTGAAGGGTTGCTTTCAATAAAGCATGATCTTAGTTCTCTATCATTCACAGTAACAACAGGATGAATGTTTAGGGTGATCTTAGAAGTGCTTACACATCCCTGTGAAGTGGTTACCCTTACATATATGGTAGCAGGCCCTGATGCATAAGCATTGGGATTGGTAATCTGATTGGTTCCTGCATTAAGGTCGTATAAGGTTGGGTAAAACTCCTTGGTTGTTCCAGCCAGGGTAGTTACTGCTGCGGTATTAAGATCAAATGTGGCTGTTCCTGCATTATTGTTGTTACATCCGATAAGGCTTGCGTCACTGGCAGCAAATGGAGTTGGATTAAGTTGTATAATACCATCTCCATTGTCGCAAAGAGTTGAGGTAGGATCTTTAATAACTACTTTAATCGTCGTGTTTCCTGAATATTGAAAGCTGGAAGGGTTAGCAATAGGAGTGGCAACACCTAATATATAATAGGTGAAAAGGTAATTTCCAGGGTTGTTTACAAATTGAGAATTATAGGATGTAAGATCCACTGTACCGTTTCCTGTAGTAGGATTGGTGCATACAAAAGGAGTAATGGTGTTATTTAAAATAGGAACTTTATCTACAAATACCTTGGCGTTTTTGATGGAATGTCTTGCGCTGGCACCTCCCGTTGCTGCAGAAAATCCAAAATATCCCTGCGTCATTCCGACGGCATTTCCTGATGGGGCAAAAGATTGATCTACAATGAGCACACCGTCTATTCTGATTTTGATGATCCAGTTGGTAGGATTGCTGAGGTCTGTTTCTCCATTTACCTCTACATGCTTATAAGTGTCTCCTACGAAAGGTTGGGTAGAGTAGAGATCCGGAGAATGGAATGAGCTTCCGGGAGTATTGTTGTATTCTATATTGTTACCGGCAGTATTATTGGTGCCGTATAAAAGGTGTACCTTGCTCATTTGACCCTCTGTAGTATTGTTGAAAATATCAAAGCCAACCATTAATCCAGAGGCGTTCGATGGAATTCCCAAGCCACCTCCGGATACGAATCCTGTGGGAGGGTTGGCGAGGTACCAGAAAGTAAATCCGTCTCCTCTTCCGAATTGCGTGGTTCCGTTTCCGTCAATTCTAAAGTCGAATTCCACTTTCCATTTATCACAATAGCTAAGGGTGATGGGTGTGGAGAGCTTAATAGCTCCATATCGGCTGGTTTGGTCTGTGGTGAGTCTAATGAAATCTCCGCTTACAGCAGCATCTGAAACAAGATCCCATCCTGTAGTGTTTACAGGATTTCCGGCAAGCTGATACGTTTGCGAAAATAATTTTCCAGGGAGGCATGATAAGGCAGCCAACAAAAAAAAGAGTATATTTTTTTTCATAATGGAAAGATTGTGAAGTTGTTATTTGTATTAAAATGTTAAAATATAATCATTGAGCTTCTTTCTTTTATAAATGATGTATTCCTGAGATTGTCTATTCTCTGTTTTTTACCAATACCCAGCCGGAATATTTAGTTTCAGTATTGTTTTTATTGTCTTCATTCCAAGAAATGGTGTACCAATAAGTTCCTGTCGGAACTCTTTTTCCGTAAGCCATTCCGTCCCATGTGAAATTTCTTATTTTGCCTGCCTCATGAATTTTATTTCCATATCTGTCATACACTACAAATAGTAAATTCCTTTTGTAAGCCAATGCAGAATAGTCTATTTGATCATTGATATTGTCTCCGTTTG
This genomic interval from Chryseobacterium joostei contains the following:
- the nadC gene encoding carboxylating nicotinate-nucleotide diphosphorylase, encoding MKKPSYVTDKALKTFINNALEEDIQDGDHSTLSTIPKDLVQSAKLLVKQDCILAGVELAEIIFTTFDKNLKVETFLKDGDTAKVGDIALIVTGSARSILSTERLVLNCMQRMSGIATLTHDWDTRLIGTKTKLLDTRKTTPNFRICEKWAVAIGGGTNHRYGLYDMIMLKDNHIDYNGSITNAVKMAKDYVKKSKKKLKIEVETRNLEEVQEAINAKVDRIMLDNMDVKTMRQAVKMINGSCESEASGGITRDMLKEIASTGVTFISVGALTHSAENIDLSLKAVK
- a CDS encoding TonB-dependent receptor; protein product: MKLINKSMLSAVITLSTASVYYAQQVQDTVKSKSTDIEQVVITGVADIAKDRKTPVAVSTIKEAQIVERLGNQEFPEILNTTPSVYATKGGGGFGDSKLNIRGFNQNNIAVMVNGMPVNDMEGGSVYWSNWAGLSDVTSAMQVQRGLGSSKLAIASVGGTVNILTRAADKKQGGIVSLAVGNNDYVKSLFAYNTGRSEKGWASSFLMSRTAGSMYADGTKFEGYNYYFAVGYKKPGGSHEFQFTITGAPQWHNQRSYAITIGDYIKFNPDNDGTPNRRYNSDWGYVDGKEYGTRVNYYHKPVMSLNWDWTISEKSKLNTVLYGSFGRGGGTNTTGTVNGKNLNSFRDQTTGLYNFADIYAANRASTPDKGVLIRNASINSHNWFGLISSFNHTINDNFKFSAGIDTRYYYGYHYQVVTDLLGASGYLDKNNKNIPPNLVTAVSKPESSWNPFGGKIDDMNNRIGYSNDGEVLWYGAFGQFEYTNDKISAFVQGSVSNQAFQRIDNFIIDGVSKSKKGEIMNTKTGFKNLFGYNIKAGVNYNINEQHNVFGNVGYYEKQPFFNAVYRSNENIVSADLTNEKIFGAELGYGFRSSSFNANVNLYRTSWDDRYLRRTGVRDVIAGKTGYVEMNGLNEVHMGIEVDASYNLNKLLTVNGMFSVGDWYYKGNATAALFEDSTNLPLNFPGSTSNETTLYLDKVKVGDAAQMTASLGVTVRPVKNLSFDATWRNTNNLYASLDAFNFRSQAAADRGTLKLPSFNLFDLGLSYKINLNSKQFFTIRGNVYNLFDTTYIAESNTSNHIKTVGDFTATPTATAQQQYDAYINNPKNFYKGLDTSNQVFFGFGRTWTATLSFNF
- a CDS encoding T9SS type B sorting domain-containing protein, yielding MKKNILFFLLAALSCLPGKLFSQTYQLAGNPVNTTGWDLVSDAAVSGDFIRLTTDQTSRYGAIKLSTPITLSYCDKWKVEFDFRIDGNGTTQFGRGDGFTFWYLANPPTGFVSGGGLGIPSNASGLMVGFDIFNNTTEGQMSKVHLLYGTNNTAGNNIEYNNTPGSSFHSPDLYSTQPFVGDTYKHVEVNGETDLSNPTNWIIKIRIDGVLIVDQSFAPSGNAVGMTQGYFGFSAATGGASARHSIKNAKVFVDKVPILNNTITPFVCTNPTTGNGTVDLTSYNSQFVNNPGNYLFTYYILGVATPIANPSSFQYSGNTTIKVVIKDPTSTLCDNGDGIIQLNPTPFAASDASLIGCNNNNAGTATFDLNTAAVTTLAGTTKEFYPTLYDLNAGTNQITNPNAYASGPATIYVRVTTSQGCVSTSKITLNIHPVVTVNDRELRSCFIESNPSTASFDLTSAAVTPTPVGITKKYYPSLTDAVNNTNEITNAANYIAPNGVVYVKVFNSNGCYAIAKVKLTVLAPVLSKVLQNQTICMTGKTTLDAGPGFSSYLWSTGATTQIIKNIGVGTYWVKLKTGECVTTQTVNIYPSEHPVVSNIDISGGTVTVYVNGGTSPYQYSMDNVHWQDSNVFSNVVRGEAKVFVKDSYNCEPIEINITVPNLINVITPNDDGINDIIDYSALAVKQNLEVNIYDRYGVQIFRADKANGYRWNGTANGRRVPTGNYWYSVAWNENNKKITPVKFSGWIVVKNRE
- the nadB gene encoding L-aspartate oxidase — translated: MIKADVLVIGSGISGLSYAIKVSEQLPDAKIIIVTKSDEDESNTKYAQGGLAVVTDFQNDNFQKHIDDTMRAGDGENKRDVVEMVVREAPARFNEIVEWGAQFDMKNGKFALGREGGHTENRIVHHKDITGFEIERALLETAKSSPNIEILDHHYVIDIITQHHVPGKELNEGDIHCYGAYILDEKSKTIKKITSKITLVATGGAGHVYKNTTNPTIATGDGIAFVARAKGKVSNMQYYQFHPTALYSKMDGMLFLISEAVRGDGAKLRTKRGEKFMHKYDEREELASRDIVARAIDAEMKITGDEFVGLDCKEMNHEKFLEHFPNIYKKCKDEGIDPFTQLIPVVPACHYLMGGIEVDRDGQSSIRNLFAVGECTNSGLHGANRLASNSLLEGLVFGHNAAMKTMSLLNENKFNFDDLKAVPEWDEEGMKIMDEMVIVSYLRKQLQEMMSDLVGIVRSNRRLNMALQKHQEIAAAVDEIYHYSILSPQLSELRNLTTVAHLIITQSMEMTENKGAFYNKDLV
- a CDS encoding NAD(P)H-dependent oxidoreductase, which translates into the protein MNYLEALSRRYSVKKFNNQIIPQETLHNILESGKLSASSLGLQPYKIIVVESEEMKQKLIPAFYNPSQISTCSHLVVIISKKTIEENYIHGYFNHISAVRETPLETLDPFKNSINQHINQKTQDEIFNWAEKQSYIVLANLMYAAAIENIDSCPMEGFRQDLIEEILNVHSETEKVTVTLALGYRSEEDHFQHMKKVRKPNEKLFKFI
- a CDS encoding aspartate-semialdehyde dehydrogenase; protein product: MKVAVVGSTGMVGQVMLKVLEERNFPITELIPVASEKSVGKKVKYKQKEFTIVSMKDAIAAKPDIAIFSAGGSTSLEFAPLFAEVGTTVIDNSSAWRMDPDKKLVVPEINADVLTKEDKIIANPNCSTIQLVMVLGPLNKKYDLKRVIVSTYQSVTGTGKAAVDQLNGEINGDDSIAKVYPYQIFKNALPHCDVFADDDYTKEEIKLMKEPKKILGDDTFNLTATAVRVPVQGGHSESVNIEFENEFELDEVRKILSETPGVVVMDDVKNNHYPMPFYLEGKDEVFVGRIRRDLSQPKTLNLWIVADNLRKGAATNAVQIAEYLVANNLV